Proteins from a single region of Candidatus Poribacteria bacterium:
- a CDS encoding DUF4159 domain-containing protein, whose amino-acid sequence MILSIKWKLFWVGCLLLCAMIGTHGWQGLLASNVPLTIAQVHYGGGGDWYGDATTIKNWLRLVRTRTGIETAKDRVILKLTDHTLYQYPMLYLVGHGNIRLTESEVEALRDYLTRGGFLFANDDYGLDESFRREMRRVFPEQELQPIPNTHLIYRCFYELKGLPKIHVHDTEPAQGFGLFHDGRMVVYYAYSADIGDGLEDADVHPDDTPQVRELAAKMAVNIAVYALTH is encoded by the coding sequence ATGATACTATCAATTAAATGGAAACTATTTTGGGTCGGTTGCCTCCTACTTTGTGCGATGATTGGAACACACGGATGGCAAGGTTTGCTGGCTTCCAATGTCCCACTAACGATCGCACAAGTTCACTATGGCGGCGGTGGCGATTGGTACGGCGACGCGACGACGATTAAGAATTGGCTCCGGCTCGTCCGAACCCGAACAGGTATTGAAACCGCTAAGGATAGGGTAATCCTTAAGTTGACGGATCATACGCTTTATCAATACCCGATGCTCTACTTGGTAGGACACGGGAATATTCGGTTGACCGAGAGTGAAGTTGAGGCGTTGCGTGACTATCTCACGCGGGGCGGCTTCCTATTCGCCAATGACGATTACGGACTTGATGAAAGTTTTCGCCGTGAAATGCGTCGGGTCTTTCCAGAACAGGAGTTGCAACCGATACCGAATACACATCTAATTTATCGCTGCTTCTATGAACTGAAAGGCTTACCGAAAATTCATGTGCATGATACGGAGCCTGCCCAAGGATTTGGACTCTTTCACGACGGACGCATGGTTGTTTATTACGCTTACAGTGCTGACATCGGGGATGGGCTTGAAGATGCCGATGTACATCCAGATGATACCCCCCAAGTACGCGAACTTGCGGCAAAGATGGCAGTAAATATCGCTGTATATGCCCTAACGCATTAA
- a CDS encoding KamA family radical SAM protein: protein MEEWKQLVRDTVNTPEKLAAVFDVDVDEMRRIHEEFPIRINPYYLSLIEKPGDAIWKQVVPDPKELISTGVEDPLHEEDDSEVPNVTHRYPDRALFYVNYMCPIYCRFCTRKRKVGDPHSISDNNIETGLAYIQAHPEIRDVIISGGDPLMLTDKKIETIVGGLRAIEHLEIIRIGSRVPVTLPQRITPELCAILKRHHPFYINTHFNHPREITPETEKACGMLADAGIPLGNQTVLLKGVNDDPDVMVELMKGLLRIRVKPYYIYQADLIVGTDHFRTAVQTGLDIVAALRGHISGLGVPHYVVDAPGGGGKIALIPDPIVAFDDDEIQLRNYEGNVYSYPSTPFFDEDW from the coding sequence ATGGAAGAATGGAAACAACTTGTTAGAGATACTGTCAACACACCAGAAAAACTCGCCGCCGTGTTCGATGTTGATGTGGATGAGATGCGGCGCATTCATGAAGAGTTTCCGATCCGTATTAACCCCTATTATCTCAGCCTCATAGAAAAACCGGGTGACGCGATTTGGAAACAGGTCGTCCCGGACCCCAAGGAACTCATTAGTACCGGTGTAGAGGACCCACTCCACGAAGAAGACGACAGCGAAGTACCGAACGTCACACACCGATACCCCGACCGGGCACTCTTTTATGTCAACTATATGTGCCCAATCTATTGCCGTTTCTGTACCCGTAAGCGGAAAGTCGGCGACCCACACTCAATCTCCGATAACAACATTGAAACAGGGCTTGCATACATTCAAGCACACCCAGAGATTCGCGATGTCATCATTTCTGGGGGCGATCCGCTCATGCTGACGGACAAGAAAATTGAGACGATTGTCGGTGGCTTGCGGGCAATTGAACATTTAGAAATCATTCGGATTGGTTCGCGCGTCCCCGTAACGTTACCCCAACGTATTACACCAGAGTTGTGTGCGATTTTGAAACGGCACCACCCTTTCTATATCAACACGCATTTCAACCATCCACGCGAGATCACACCTGAAACGGAAAAGGCGTGTGGTATGCTGGCAGATGCGGGTATACCGCTCGGTAACCAGACAGTCCTCCTGAAAGGCGTGAACGACGATCCCGATGTGATGGTCGAACTCATGAAGGGACTGTTACGGATTCGGGTTAAGCCTTACTATATTTATCAAGCCGATCTCATTGTCGGCACCGATCATTTTCGGACAGCAGTCCAGACGGGATTAGACATCGTTGCCGCGTTGCGTGGTCACATATCTGGGCTTGGCGTGCCGCACTATGTCGTCGATGCCCCCGGTGGCGGTGGAAAAATCGCGCTAATCCCCGACCCAATCGTCGCCTTCGATGACGATGAAATCCAACTCCGCAACTACGAAGGCAATGTCTATAGTTATCCGAGTACACCGTTCTTTGACGAAGATTGGTAG
- a CDS encoding peptidylprolyl isomerase has product MRFSLLGAFFATIVSCNTDQLPYVTIETEKGNIIIELYPEAAPATVANFARLIEAGYYDGVIFHRYVPGFVIQGGDPQGTGRGGPGWTIPGEFQDPDLLEKMPKHEKGVIAMARTQNPDSAGSQFYICISSDTTPYTHLNGNYTTFGKVIEGMDVVDALRERDVMNKVTIENYTPAP; this is encoded by the coding sequence ATGCGATTTAGCTTATTAGGCGCGTTTTTCGCGACGATCGTCTCATGTAATACGGATCAATTACCTTATGTAACGATTGAAACAGAAAAAGGAAACATTATTATTGAACTTTATCCCGAAGCGGCTCCGGCAACGGTTGCAAACTTCGCTCGGTTGATCGAAGCCGGGTACTACGATGGCGTGATCTTTCACCGGTATGTCCCCGGTTTTGTTATTCAAGGGGGCGACCCACAGGGAACAGGTAGAGGTGGACCCGGGTGGACAATTCCCGGTGAATTCCAAGACCCAGACCTCCTCGAAAAGATGCCGAAGCATGAAAAAGGCGTTATCGCGATGGCACGCACACAGAACCCTGACTCCGCTGGCAGCCAATTCTATATCTGTATCAGTTCAGATACAACACCTTATACGCATCTAAATGGCAACTACACCACATTCGGAAAGGTTATCGAAGGAATGGATGTCGTAGACGCGCTACGCGAACGCGATGTCATGAACAAGGTAACAATTGAGAACTACACGCCAGCACCGTAG
- a CDS encoding slipin family protein — MPQIDPIYFAIVVAVVIMLGTSVRILKEYERAVIFRLGRLTGTRGPGLVLMIPFWIERMQRISLRVIVNDVTPQDVITKDNVSVSVNAVLTFRVTEADRAVIEVEDFGFAISQVAQTTLRSVLGRAELDDLLSEREKLNQDLEEIIKKHCEPWGVEVLAMEIKHVDLPVEMQRAMAKQAEAERERRAKVTHAEGEFESAEVLTNAAEILSRIPTAVQLRFLQALVEVSAEKNSTMVFPIPIDLLSPFLEKIKGSEE; from the coding sequence ATGCCACAAATTGATCCAATTTATTTTGCTATTGTTGTTGCTGTTGTCATTATGCTTGGGACGAGCGTCCGAATTCTTAAGGAATATGAACGTGCTGTTATCTTTCGTCTCGGACGATTAACGGGTACCCGCGGTCCCGGACTTGTATTAATGATACCGTTCTGGATTGAACGGATGCAACGCATCAGTCTACGGGTTATCGTCAACGATGTCACCCCTCAAGATGTGATTACAAAGGACAACGTTTCCGTGAGCGTCAACGCAGTATTGACCTTCAGAGTAACCGAAGCGGATAGAGCAGTAATCGAGGTTGAAGACTTCGGGTTTGCCATCTCCCAAGTTGCTCAGACGACGCTTCGTAGTGTGCTTGGACGCGCTGAACTGGATGACCTACTCTCCGAACGTGAAAAACTGAATCAGGATTTAGAGGAGATTATCAAGAAACATTGTGAACCGTGGGGTGTCGAAGTGCTTGCGATGGAGATTAAGCATGTGGATTTGCCCGTTGAGATGCAACGCGCGATGGCGAAACAAGCGGAAGCAGAACGGGAACGGCGTGCCAAAGTTACACACGCCGAAGGTGAATTTGAATCTGCCGAGGTTTTAACCAATGCTGCGGAAATCCTTAGTAGGATCCCGACCGCTGTCCAACTCCGATTCCTTCAAGCGTTGGTAGAAGTCAGCGCGGAGAAAAACTCGACCATGGTTTTCCCAATCCCGATAGATCTGCTCAGTCCGTTCCTTGAAAAGATAAAGGGTTCAGAGGAATAG
- a CDS encoding serine hydrolase, which translates to MPNKAFAQTGQFVQEMINVDKVFSNFMNDWNIPGGSIAIVKDGRLIYARGFGYANKESNERMSPDHLFRIASVSKSITSIAIMKLIDEGAINVDAKVFGADGLLSGPNYNTILDPSVKNITVRHLLHHTSGWGFINKNGDPMFLNRYIAQQMGENPPVDSEAIIQFMLTTQTLNNEPGTNYFYSNFGFCILGRIIEHISGKSYENYVKTELLNPLGISEMQLGRNLYENKAPNEVKYYDSPGAPLVNSVYGAGAGVPFPYSGFNIEAMDSHGGWIASAIDLVKLLVAVDGYDTKPDILNQAAIRLMTTPSTANSGYGMGWAVNPWGNWWHAGDLPGTSSILVRTSNGLGWAVLFNTRPSNLRDFRVQMDNMVWEAIKGIDHWPTHDLFEQAASVQQDSAEVPQDAGTQPKPETFTPSVITAGQITFSELMFATSGGLFSQPQWIELFNNGPVGSEPVNLRGSKLVIEARDSETKHRYSTIVFEDLVIKPKWTVLLVTRDNSRDSGHLPEHRVYSLSDHSNVSSLGLRDNAVLPASGFSLKLFAADGTLIDSAGNLDGEKRSKDTPAWELPTGWTEDRMRTSLIRRYEDGTALPGTEAMSWLRAADVQITTNTYYGHKADIGNPGYRRGGPLPVVLSAFRSERVNAGVIIEWTTESETDNAGFNILRSQTKDGSFVKVNPTLIPGAGTTAERNNYTWTDTTAKPNVAYYYQIEDVSLSGDRQRLATVRMKGYVSASDKLTTTWSELKVQD; encoded by the coding sequence ATGCCAAATAAGGCGTTCGCACAAACTGGTCAATTTGTTCAGGAAATGATAAATGTAGACAAAGTTTTCTCCAATTTTATGAATGACTGGAACATACCTGGTGGATCCATAGCCATTGTGAAAGATGGACGTTTGATTTACGCCCGGGGTTTTGGATACGCGAATAAAGAATCCAATGAACGCATGAGCCCCGACCATCTTTTTAGAATTGCAAGTGTATCTAAGTCGATTACTTCGATTGCAATAATGAAACTCATTGACGAAGGGGCAATTAATGTTGATGCTAAAGTTTTCGGGGCTGATGGTCTACTTAGTGGTCCTAACTACAACACTATTCTTGACCCAAGCGTCAAAAATATTACCGTGAGGCATTTATTACACCATACGTCTGGATGGGGTTTTATTAACAAAAACGGTGATCCCATGTTTTTGAATCGGTATATCGCTCAGCAAATGGGAGAAAACCCTCCAGTCGATTCAGAGGCTATAATTCAATTTATGCTTACGACCCAAACGCTAAATAATGAACCAGGCACCAATTATTTTTATTCTAATTTTGGATTTTGTATTCTCGGCAGAATTATCGAACACATCTCAGGAAAAAGTTATGAAAATTATGTAAAAACCGAATTGTTGAATCCCTTAGGTATCTCTGAAATGCAATTAGGTCGGAATCTGTATGAGAATAAGGCACCAAATGAAGTTAAATATTATGACTCCCCGGGTGCCCCTTTAGTTAATTCGGTTTATGGAGCAGGTGCAGGTGTTCCATTTCCCTACAGTGGATTCAATATCGAAGCAATGGATTCCCACGGTGGATGGATAGCCTCGGCAATTGACTTAGTGAAATTACTTGTTGCCGTAGATGGATATGATACAAAGCCAGACATTCTCAATCAAGCAGCAATACGATTAATGACCACTCCTTCAACTGCAAATAGTGGGTATGGGATGGGATGGGCAGTTAATCCTTGGGGGAACTGGTGGCACGCTGGCGATTTACCGGGCACCTCTTCAATATTGGTAAGAACCTCCAATGGCTTAGGCTGGGCAGTATTGTTTAATACACGTCCCTCGAATTTGCGAGACTTTAGGGTCCAAATGGATAACATGGTTTGGGAAGCGATTAAGGGAATAGATCATTGGCCCACTCATGACCTGTTTGAACAAGCAGCATCGGTTCAACAAGATTCTGCAGAAGTCCCTCAGGATGCAGGCACGCAACCGAAACCTGAAACATTTACACCTTCGGTTATAACCGCAGGACAAATTACGTTTAGCGAGTTGATGTTCGCGACGAGCGGGGGGCTCTTTTCGCAACCGCAGTGGATAGAGTTATTCAACAATGGTCCTGTTGGTTCTGAACCGGTGAATCTCAGAGGATCAAAGTTAGTCATTGAGGCACGTGATAGTGAAACAAAGCATCGGTACTCAACTATTGTATTTGAAGACTTAGTTATTAAACCAAAATGGACAGTGCTTCTGGTGACGCGAGATAATAGCCGAGACTCTGGACATTTGCCTGAGCATCGAGTTTATAGTCTTTCTGATCATAGTAATGTAAGTAGCCTCGGTTTGCGTGATAATGCGGTTTTACCAGCCTCCGGATTCTCTCTAAAGTTGTTCGCCGCAGATGGCACGTTAATTGATAGTGCTGGAAATCTTGATGGTGAGAAAAGGAGCAAGGATACTCCTGCGTGGGAGCTTCCCACAGGCTGGACAGAGGACCGAATGCGAACGTCATTGATTCGTCGGTATGAAGACGGCACGGCACTACCAGGCACAGAAGCAATGAGTTGGCTCCGTGCTGCGGATGTACAGATAACTACCAACACGTATTACGGTCATAAAGCGGATATCGGTAACCCTGGGTATAGACGCGGTGGACCGCTGCCGGTCGTGTTGTCGGCGTTCCGTTCAGAACGGGTAAACGCGGGTGTTATCATCGAATGGACGACGGAATCGGAGACCGACAATGCCGGTTTCAATATCCTACGGAGTCAAACGAAGGATGGTTCGTTTGTGAAAGTGAACCCAACGCTGATTCCGGGGGCTGGGACGACAGCCGAACGGAATAACTACACGTGGACAGATACGACAGCAAAACCGAATGTTGCTTACTATTACCAGATAGAAGATGTTTCCCTTTCAGGGGATCGTCAACGTCTTGCGACGGTTCGGATGAAAGGATATGTCTCCGCGAGTGACAAACTCACTACAACATGGAGTGAATTGAAAGTTCAAGATTAG
- a CDS encoding leucine-rich repeat domain-containing protein: MKKYFRFFVIFLAFSCLTLHIASAQVVNIPDPNLAEALRERLGLAPNAPITRQDMQRLEGFTAIDIQIRNLTGLEHATQLQVLHLNGNQIRDLNPLTGLTQLLVLSLSDNNQISNISPLAGLTQLFGLGLSGNQINDISPLARLTQLEQLYISGNQISDISPLTQLTQLEQLHINRNQISDISPLTQLTQLTELAIRENQIRDVSPLTRLTRLKALGLEGNQISDIRPLSELTQLEVLSLSHNQIRDVSPLARLTQLKQLYLHWNDIRDVSPLAKLVNLEILRLAENPIADTSPLTSLTKLVDVDIEITASVVEDINADGVINIQDLVLVASNFGETGESAADVNADGIVDIRDLVLVASAFGTAPAAPSLDPQALKMFTAVDVENWLIQAQHLNLPGTTSQKGIRFLEQFLASLIPKEMALLPNYPNPFNPETWIPYQLAKPADVQIAIYDVRGMIVRRLALGHQSAEVYHNQSRAAYWDGRNAFGEAVANGVYFYTLTAGDFTATRKMLIRK; encoded by the coding sequence GTGAAAAAGTATTTCAGATTCTTTGTTATTTTTCTTGCGTTCAGTTGTTTAACACTGCATATTGCATCCGCACAAGTCGTGAATATACCAGATCCGAATTTAGCAGAAGCATTGCGAGAGCGGTTGGGTTTAGCACCGAATGCACCTATCACCAGACAGGATATGCAAAGATTAGAAGGATTTACGGCTATAGATATCCAGATAAGAAACCTTACTGGGTTGGAACACGCGACGCAGTTACAGGTGTTACATCTTAATGGAAATCAGATTCGAGACTTAAATCCGCTAACTGGGTTAACACAGTTATTGGTGTTAAGTCTCAGTGATAATAATCAAATCAGCAATATCAGCCCACTGGCAGGATTAACGCAATTATTTGGATTAGGTCTTAGTGGTAATCAAATCAATGATATAAGTCCACTTGCACGATTGACTCAGTTAGAACAGTTATACATTAGTGGTAATCAAATCAGTGATATAAGTCCACTCACACAATTGACTCAGTTAGAACAGTTACATATCAATCGTAACCAAATCAGTGATATAAGTCCACTCACACAATTGACTCAGTTAACGGAATTAGCGATTCGGGAGAATCAAATCAGAGATGTGAGTCCGCTCACAAGACTGACACGATTAAAGGCGTTAGGTCTTGAGGGGAATCAAATCAGCGATATCCGTCCTCTGTCAGAATTGACACAGTTAGAGGTGTTAAGTCTTAGTCATAATCAGATCCGAGACGTGAGTCCGCTTGCAAGACTAACGCAATTGAAGCAGTTATATCTCCATTGGAACGATATTCGCGATGTATCTCCGCTTGCGAAGTTGGTAAACCTGGAAATATTACGGCTTGCGGAGAACCCGATCGCAGATACCTCACCGCTGACGAGTCTGACAAAACTTGTTGACGTGGACATTGAAATCACCGCATCTGTTGTTGAAGATATCAACGCCGATGGTGTCATCAACATTCAAGACTTAGTGTTAGTTGCCTCCAACTTCGGTGAAACAGGAGAAAGTGCTGCGGATGTCAATGCGGATGGAATTGTTGACATCAGGGATCTCGTCTTGGTTGCGAGCGCTTTCGGCACTGCCCCAGCAGCACCGTCCTTAGACCCACAGGCACTGAAAATGTTCACTGCTGTAGACGTGGAAAACTGGCTTATCCAAGCACAGCATCTAAACCTACCAGGCACAACATCGCAAAAGGGTATCCGCTTCTTAGAACAATTTCTCGCATCGTTGATTCCAAAGGAAATGGCTCTCTTGCCTAACTATCCGAATCCGTTCAATCCAGAGACGTGGATACCCTATCAGTTGGCGAAGCCAGCAGATGTACAGATCGCTATCTATGATGTACGTGGCATGATCGTCCGACGATTGGCATTGGGGCATCAATCGGCGGAGGTCTATCACAACCAGAGTCGTGCTGCGTATTGGGATGGTAGAAACGCATTCGGTGAAGCTGTGGCGAATGGTGTGTATTTCTATACGCTTACCGCAGGCGACTTCACGGCTACGCGCAAGATGTTGATACGGAAGTAA
- a CDS encoding transposase encodes METQNTVTSQDLPKQVSDAAWNSILPFLRDCRNVYVGNPEKCRHFLSAVLWIAKEGATWRALPEVYGNWNAIYRRFSRWCDAGVFQALHEHFHDAGDISGILIDSTIVRAHASAAGAPKKKEAKKHKHSDGRAVDLRRN; translated from the coding sequence ATGGAAACTCAAAATACAGTTACCTCTCAAGACCTTCCAAAGCAAGTGAGTGATGCTGCTTGGAATAGCATCTTGCCGTTCCTTAGAGACTGTCGAAACGTCTATGTTGGAAACCCTGAAAAGTGCAGACACTTTCTCTCTGCTGTGCTTTGGATCGCTAAAGAAGGCGCGACGTGGCGCGCTTTACCGGAAGTCTATGGCAATTGGAATGCGATCTATCGTCGCTTCAGTAGATGGTGTGATGCGGGTGTTTTTCAGGCACTCCACGAACATTTTCACGATGCTGGCGACATCTCAGGTATTCTCATTGATTCGACGATCGTGCGCGCACATGCCTCCGCAGCGGGTGCCCCTAAAAAAAAGGAGGCCAAGAAGCACAAGCACTCGGACGGACGCGCGGTGGATTTACGACGAAACTGA
- a CDS encoding leucine-rich repeat domain-containing protein, producing the protein MKKYFRFFVIFFVFSCLTPHIASAQVVNVPDPNLAAALREVFGLAPNAPITRQDMQRLIGFEAINRQIRDLTGLEHAPQLRALDLGDNQISDIRPLAGLTQLGALSLAENRIRDVTPLTQMTQLEWLFLWTNQISDIRPLAGLTQLERLSLRDNQVSNLTPLTRLTRLNELRLSDNQIRDLTPLAGLTQLRLLWLADNQISDMSPLAGLTQLEWLNLRGNQINDVSPLAGLARLEELYLIQNQISDVSPLAGLTQLAILNLRTNQIRDVSPLAGLTNLTELYLEGNPIQDTSPLASLTKLRVVDVRITAPPTGPVSRVSIPDPNLAAAVREALRLAPNASITTQDMQRLINLDANNRRITNLTGLEHATQLRELYLHQNQIRDIEPLAGLPELKWLALESNQISDVSPLARLPQLERLTLNSNRVSNLSPLAGLIQLELLILSDNQITNLSPLTGLTRLTVLWLTGNNIRDVSALAKLVNLEVLRLSGNPIQDTSPLASLTKLTDVDVKITAPPSQPQPISEDPTQPSPEPAPQETAETPQDEGTQPTETPAPSTITEGQITFSELMFATSGGLFSQPQWIELFNNGPVGSEPVNLRGLRLVIEARDSETRHRYSTIVFEDLVIKPKWTVLLVTRGNSRNSGYLSEDRVYSLYDHSNVSSLGLHDNAVLPASGFSLKLFAADGTLIDSAGNLDGVKRSKDTPLWELPAGWTEDRMRTSLIRRYEDGTALPGTEAMSWVRAADVELSMELYYGHKADIGTPGYRRGGPLPVALSHFGANRTDAGVIIEWTTASETDNAGFNILRGQTKEGSFVKVNPTLIPGAGTTAERTNYTWVDMTAKSNVAYYYRIEDVSFSGNRRQLTTVRMRGHLSAAGKFAMTWGGLKTRD; encoded by the coding sequence GTGAAAAAGTATTTCAGATTTTTTGTTATTTTTTTTGTGTTCAGTTGTTTAACCCCACATATTGCATCCGCGCAGGTCGTGAACGTGCCGGATCCGAATTTAGCAGCGGCATTACGAGAAGTATTTGGCTTAGCACCAAATGCACCCATTACCAGACAGGATATGCAGAGATTAATAGGCTTTGAAGCTATTAATCGTCAGATAAGGGACCTTACTGGATTGGAACATGCTCCGCAATTACGTGCTTTAGATCTCGGTGATAATCAGATCAGTGACATTCGCCCACTGGCAGGATTGACGCAGTTAGGCGCATTATCTCTTGCTGAGAACCGCATCCGAGACGTGACTCCACTGACACAGATGACACAGTTAGAGTGGCTATTCCTTTGGACTAATCAGATTAGTGATATCCGTCCACTGGCAGGATTGACGCAATTAGAACGGTTATCTCTCAGAGATAATCAAGTGAGCAATCTCACTCCACTCACAAGATTGACGCGATTAAACGAATTACGGCTTAGTGATAATCAGATCCGAGATTTGACACCGCTTGCTGGATTGACACAGTTAAGATTATTATGGCTTGCCGACAATCAAATCAGTGATATGTCTCCACTCGCTGGATTGACGCAATTAGAATGGTTAAATCTTAGAGGGAATCAAATCAATGATGTAAGTCCGCTTGCGGGATTGGCGCGATTGGAGGAGTTGTATCTCATTCAAAATCAAATCAGCGATGTGTCCCCGCTCGCTGGATTGACACAGTTGGCAATTCTAAATCTCAGGACGAATCAAATCCGTGACGTATCCCCCCTCGCTGGATTGACAAACCTAACAGAATTATACCTTGAGGGGAACCCAATTCAGGATACATCGCCGCTGGCGAGCCTGACAAAACTCAGGGTAGTGGATGTTAGGATTACTGCGCCTCCTACGGGACCCGTTAGTAGGGTCTCAATACCCGATCCGAATTTGGCGGCGGCAGTACGGGAGGCATTGCGCTTAGCACCAAATGCGTCTATTACCACACAGGATATGCAAAGATTAATAAATCTGGATGCGAATAATCGTCGGATAACAAATCTCACTGGGTTAGAGCACGCCACACAATTGAGAGAGTTATACCTGCATCAAAATCAGATTCGCGATATAGAACCCCTCGCTGGATTGCCGGAGTTAAAATGGTTAGCTCTTGAAAGTAATCAAATAAGTGACGTGAGTCCGCTCGCTAGATTGCCCCAGTTAGAGCGTTTAACCCTCAATAGCAATCGAGTCAGTAACCTTAGTCCGCTCGCTGGATTGATCCAGTTAGAACTGTTAATTCTCAGTGACAATCAAATAACTAATCTTAGTCCGCTCACTGGATTGACGCGATTGACAGTATTATGGCTCACTGGAAATAATATTCGTGATGTGTCCGCGCTCGCGAAATTGGTAAACCTGGAGGTGTTAAGGCTTTCGGGGAATCCGATTCAGGATACGTCACCACTTGCGAGCCTCACAAAATTAACGGATGTGGATGTTAAGATTACCGCTCCGCCTTCACAGCCACAGCCGATATCGGAAGACCCAACTCAGCCAAGTCCTGAACCAGCACCTCAAGAAACTGCAGAAACTCCTCAAGATGAAGGCACGCAACCGACTGAAACACCCGCACCTTCGACGATAACCGAAGGACAAATTACGTTTAGCGAACTAATGTTCGCGACAAGCGGAGGGCTCTTTTCTCAACCGCAGTGGATAGAGTTATTCAACAATGGTCCTGTTGGTTCCGAACCAGTGAATCTCAGAGGATTGAGGTTAGTCATTGAGGCACGCGATAGTGAAACCCGACATCGGTACTCAACTATCGTGTTTGAAGACTTAGTTATTAAACCCAAATGGACAGTGTTGCTGGTGACACGAGGGAATAGTCGGAACTCAGGATATTTGTCCGAGGATCGAGTCTATAGTCTCTACGATCATAGTAATGTAAGTAGCCTCGGTTTGCATGATAATGCAGTCTTACCAGCCTCCGGATTCTCGCTAAAGTTGTTCGCCGCAGATGGCACGTTAATTGATAGTGCTGGGAACCTTGATGGTGTGAAAAGGAGCAAGGATACCCCTCTGTGGGAGCTGCCGGCAGGCTGGACAGAAGACAGAATGCGAACGTCATTGATTCGTCGGTATGAAGACGGCACGGCACTACCGGGTACGGAAGCAATGAGTTGGGTGCGTGCTGCAGATGTAGAGTTATCTATGGAACTTTATTATGGACATAAGGCCGACATTGGCACGCCTGGGTATAGACGCGGTGGACCGCTGCCGGTTGCGTTGTCGCATTTTGGTGCGAATAGGACAGACGCGGGTGTTATCATCGAATGGACGACAGCATCGGAGACCGACAATGCCGGTTTCAATATCCTACGCGGTCAAACCAAGGAAGGTTCGTTTGTGAAGGTGAATCCAACGCTAATCCCGGGTGCAGGGACAACAGCCGAACGGACGAACTACACATGGGTAGATATGACTGCGAAATCGAATGTCGCTTACTATTATCGAATAGAAGATGTTTCATTCTCAGGGAATCGTCGGCAGTTAACAACGGTTCGTATGAGAGGACATCTCTCAGCAGCAGGAAAATTCGCTATGACGTGGGGTGGTTTGAAGACGCGGGATTAA
- a CDS encoding transposase, translating to MSLSDACVPLRFIFIEGHRNDITQASALIEGYCYEHVIGDKVYDSDAFIEEITSRDAIAVIPPRKGRTEPRAYDETLYKRRNLIERFFGWLKQYRRVATRYDKLGVRYLGFVYFAAILVTIHKM from the coding sequence CTGTCTCTCAGTGATGCCTGTGTCCCGTTGCGTTTTATTTTCATAGAGGGACACCGCAATGATATTACACAAGCGTCTGCGCTGATTGAAGGTTATTGTTATGAACATGTCATAGGCGATAAGGTCTACGACTCGGATGCGTTTATAGAGGAGATCACCTCCCGGGATGCGATTGCGGTGATACCGCCCCGCAAAGGGCGGACGGAGCCGCGTGCGTATGACGAAACGTTGTATAAACGCCGGAACTTGATAGAACGTTTCTTTGGCTGGTTGAAACAGTATCGTCGGGTGGCGACGCGCTACGATAAGTTAGGTGTTCGGTATCTCGGATTCGTCTATTTCGCAGCTATACTTGTAACCATTCACAAAATGTAA